tCTCACTATCCTTAAATGATTCTCACATTTCCCTTGttgttgataaatataaaaattattcttttaattaactatttttGTGATTAGCTAAAAATGATAAACTTTTTGACATAGATATAAGATAGGAAAAATTACGTAAAttggtatattttaataaataattactaattttagtaatatttttaatttattgtcatCATAGTATTATTAtgttaaatctgtaatatgtattaaaagtgaattatgtgtgcaatatatatgaattataattgtttttttaaaatatattatgtttgtttggtaaaagtttgacacattgtattataagtgtattaaaatgtgtgataaatgaatTATCTATCattgaaatttatattatatgtaaataaaaaattaatcattgtgatatgaattaaacttgtattataaatgaattaaaaacaatcaagtaaaaaagaaatattattactacaagtggtaaatatttttaattatcgtatgtttatgtaagtttccctatAAGATATGCcacaaaattattgaaattctctctctctctatatatatataaaagtactgtaaatattttaaaatttaataataaattgcTAGTTTTATTTCTGAACTATCGATaacatcataatatttttttatttgattaactaAATTTAGATGCAATCTCGATCTACCACGTGATATAAGTAAGTAGTCTCAAACTTTTCTTGGAGCACGagattcttaataaaataaagagaaaatattgaaaatgccTCTAAACTTAACGAGAACTTAGAAATGTTTGTCACTCATATTGCAAGATCGGAGGTGTATTTAAATTGAATTAGATCGATAATGCTAATATGATTGCCTTCTTGAATGATTGAGCATATCGCATCATAGTGTTGATATTAACAATCACATTCGATACTAGATACATCTCGAATCCGATACATGACGTAACAAGTGATTTCAAATTCTTATACTAGCATGAAACTCTTAAGAAAAcatcaaaagaaatattgaaaacTCTCCTAAACTTGATGTGAATTTAGGAGTGTATTTCGCTCATATTACAAAATCGAAAAtgtattcaaattcaattagTTTAATAATGCTAGTATAGTTTGTGGATTGTCTCTATTTACCATATTTACGATGAGACAACTTCAAGCGTCAATGATTTATCAATTCAGCCTTTAGTAGAAAATCTCTTTTTGATAATATCATTCTTACACTTCTGAGTAAAACATACATttattttccataaaaaaaaattttagtttgaactaatttttcttgttttagttCTCTTCCAAGAAATAGTGTAcaaaatttcactaaaatagtttaataattattattcgtGTATATAGTTAACACTCCATCACCCGTAGATGAAACTGTTCCTCTCTCATATCTTGTTTAGTTGCTTGTTACCTTTTGTATCGTACTATATGATTAGTTTAAACAAATCTTTTTATCGTTACTTGAGTTATACCGTATTGTATTATTAAGTAACgatgaaaaattttattttatataaggaTCGATTTAGCGTGTGATCGTAtcgttattttagttattttttcttattttatctttatttattatattcaactTTTCTTGTAAATTTATTGTTCTGAATGCGTGATATTATGTAAAGTTAGAGAAcaatacaatttatataaacACGATTTTGAGTTTAAATATGATAAAGAGCACTTTTTTGTATAACAAAATTATAAGCTATTCGTAAATTCAGATTTAATAGAACTGTAGCGAAACACCcaataggaaaaaaaaagaagaagcattTAAACGTGTTGCACGAATCCAATCTCTCTTCTCCAATTTCTTGTTCCATTTTCGCCGAATTTAGGTTTTGGATTTCtgaattttgatcaaaattcgAAGAAATGAGCTTTCAAGATCTAGATTCCGGTCGATCATCGGGTCCTCGTCGGAGCAATGTCAACGGGAAGCAAGACGCCACTCAAGCTTTGGCCTCTGGAATTTTCCAGATCAACACCGCCGTTTCCACTTTTCAGAGACTGGTTAATACCCTAGGTACCCCTAAGGATACCCCGGAGCTACGTGACAAGTTGTGAGTTTTTCTATCTGATATTTGATTagtaaaaatgagttttttttttggttattgtCCTTGCATAGATTTTGATAGGATTTGATAGTTGAGGTATAattgagttgattttttttctggATTTATAGCCTTTTAAGAATCATTAGCAATGTAGTAGGAGATAAGGTATGCGTACATCATAAAGCTTATACCAGACTCCACTTGTGTGATTACActtggtatgttgttgtatatGTGAACAAAGAGCTTTTCATGCATGCGAAATGGCAGCCTCTTATTTATGTTGGAAAATTTACCGAGTGTGATATCTTGTATACTTGGAAAAATAGACAGTCTGGACTCTGGAGGGAGACATTTggaaggagaagagaaaagaacaaACCTATACGTGGGGTGATGAACTTATTGTAGGTAGAAGAAATGGACCATCTACTTTGTCCTTTTTTTTATCAGAAACAATTTGCAGGTATAGGATATGTGTTTAGTGATAGATGGTAAAGCATGTTTTCTGCTCTAAGGAGATAGTATGAAAAGAAGTTTTGATTTGCAATGCATATGCCTTATGGAAGTCCGCTTGCATATGAGCGTGAAACACAAAAAACAAGAAGGTTTCATGTTTACTAAAAGTGGTACATGTGCTTCACTGACGTAAAGCGTGCAAGTTGAGTAATTAATCATAAGCAGCATAATGACAATATTAGTTAACTGTTGTCTCTTCAAAATCCTTTACCATAGTgaattcatgtgtgtgtgtatatatatatatatatatatatatatatatagcactAGAAaaagctattattattattatttctgaTGATAAGGTACCTAGAAGATACCAAAATAAGTACATCAGAAAGAGGAACATCCTGCTAAATACTGAAGGAGTACAAGAGATCTAATAGTGAGTCAATGAAGTGGGTTGAGAATCATGAGGTCTCAGGTTCAAATCCCAACGGAAGCAAAAACACTAGGCGATTTCTTCTCCTTTGTCCTAGCCTTGGTAGATTGAGTTACCCACGATTTCTTCTCCTTTGTCCTAGCCTTGGTAGATTGAGTTACCCAGTACCTGGTGGTAGGAGGTAAAAGGTACGCCGTGAAATAAGTTTAGGTGCGCTCTAGCTGGCTTGGACACCAtggttatttaaaaaaagagatgagagatctagtaGTAAGTCAGATATATGAGCCTTCCTACACCATAGACACACATTTTCCAAACACCTAACTTGTTCTATGCCGTCTCTCTTGTCATTAAAACATCTATTCTTCCTCTCTGTCATCCCAATAACAAAAAAAGCTGACTTGAATGACCCTGTATTAAGAGCTAAATCGGCTAAAGGTATGGGTAAGTAAAGCATAGAACGCAAGCAGGGGCCAGGTGATAGCAATCCAATAATGTCTGTTCTCCTCTGATATTTGACTGTTCATCCCATCTGCACAGGGCAAGTTTTATGCATCATGGCATGATCCAGAAAACACCAAAAATGGTAAGAAACATAGTCCAGATCTGTCTAACACAGTGCTTCTATTAGGTGATATGAATAATCGTTTCATGTTTACATGTTTATGGTGATGATTTTTGTCCTAGCAGTTCCTTTTCAGAATATCATTTAGGTAATTTGGTGAATAGGTGCCATAGCCCTGTGAcaccaaaataatttttgaaaaagtgGGATAGCACTGCAAGGGTTGGCTGTGAAATGCCTTCATCTTGAACAGGGTGAATGTCTTGCCCTTTTCCCAGTGTGAATAGAGGACTAAGTTATGGGTTGGTAACAAGGAAAAAGAAGCAGTTTGTAGGGTGGGTTAAGGCAATGTATTGATCTTTGGGATTTGAGATTGCATGTTGAATCATTGCTTAAGCAGATATTTAATTCCAGCTTTGCAGTCCAACTTTTGTAATCCCATACCCAACTTAATGCCGCAGCAACAATTATAGTGTGTTGATGAGCTGAAAGGTGACAAACTACTTGTAGTTCCATAATGGGTATaattagattaaaataatttcaaaattgtttGGTACTTGTGCTGATTTTCTCAACTGCAGGCACAAGACAAGACTACATATTGGGCAATTAGTGAAAGATACTTCTGCTAAACTTAAGCAAGCCAGCGAAACAGATCATCGAATTGAAGTCAGTGTAAGTTTCAGAAAGTGCTCTCCTCTGTTTCTCTGTCTTTGTCTTGGGGGTTCTGCACTTTGATATGTATGTGCAAAACATATATTCATCTTCTctcattacaattttttatattttaaacatttgCCAGCCTTGTTTCTATTTCTTGCTCTTCTTACACCTCCCTTTTTTACTTATAATGTGAATTCATTCTTTTGTTCTCAGGCTAGCAAGAAAATTACAGATGCGAAGCTTGCTAAAGATTTTCAAGCTGTATTGAAGGAGTTTCAAAAAGCTCAGAGGCTTGCTGCTGAGAGGGAAACGTCATATTCACCTTTTGTTCCCCAAGCAGTTCTTCCTTCTAGGTAAGTGATGGGTTATACTTTACTGGAATTTACTTATAGTAACCTAGTTAGAAATATGAAGAAGTACATTAAAAGCAACTTGTATCTCAATAATTGAACTTGCCGTTTGATATTCTCAAATAAAACTTCATCCTCTTTTGGTGAACAGTTACACAAACAGTGAGATAGATGTCTCTTCAGATAAAAGTCAAGAACAGCGAGCTCTACTTGTGGAATCTAGAAGGTAAAATAGCCTACAATTAGTACACTTTGATGCTTTCTCTCATAATTTTGTTGTGCCGATGGTtcaattaaatactaaaatttaCCAGCAAGATTGTTGTCAATTTCTTGATGCACAAGGAAATGAAATTGGTCTTTAAATTTCGATTCAAGGTGACTTTTTGGTCTATTGTAAATTAGATGGAGGATTCTTTGGTGTGTAGAGAAATCAGATGACATTTCAAGCTTTGCGATTAGGTGTTGGAACTTTGGTGATTTACATTTATGCAACACGACgtaaaatattgtaaattttcTGCAAAGACAAATTGTTCGGAAGAGGTGTCAAATATGATTGAATCTAACTGAGATTTTTCTGAAACAAACTTAAGTTTTTCGAAAATACACTTAAGGCAAAGTTGATGTTAATGTGAATGGGGCTCCTAATACTTTTATGAGAAGACATGGTAtgttattccttttttttttccttaggTATTCTTTAATTTGTCACAAACATCAACGATGGGAAGTCAGATGATGATAACTGTAATTCACCCTTAAAATGAGAACTGACAGCCAGTGTAATTTGCTTGCAATGACAACATGCTGaagttacaaattttagatCTCAGGCACATTAAATGAAAGTATATTGTGATGCAAGTGTCATATAAGATCAACGATTTTACCCCCTTTAACATATCTTCTTTTATTACAAATTCTGGCTTCGTGATATTTAGTTTCTGTTTTATCTTCCACATCCCTCTGCTGCAGGCAAGAGGTTGTTCTTTTGGACAATGAGATTTCATTTAATGAAGCTATTATAGAGGAAAGAGACCAGGGAAtacaagaagtacaacaacaGATAGGTGAAGTGAATGATATTTTCAAGGATCTTGCCGTGCTTGTTCACGAGCAAGGAACCATGATTGGTATAATCACTCTCTTTCATTTTAGCATTTCGGTACATAGGAATACATATATTGATGTTTGCAGTTTCTTTTTAGATGATATTGGTTCCAACATTGAGAACTCTCATGCTGCAACTGCACAAGGGAGAACACAACTTGCTAAAGCTGCAAAGACCCAAAGATCAAATTCATCTCTGGTAAATCTGACATATTTCACACTTCTTCATAATAAAGACAAAAGTGCGGGTTTGGTGTGCTTAAGCATGTAGTACTCTATGTTACCtcgactcttcaaaaatgtcaacgTGCACGTGttggattctccaaaagtaCTGTATTTTTGGAAGAATCCGACACGGCGTggcatcaaaagtgaagagtcctCGCGAACGGCTAGTGATTGactttgaaatttcatcttAACAAGTCAAGTCATGAAATTGCTCGAGTTTATTTGTTGATGTATCAGAAAATGAGAAAAGGGACGAAATATGTGGAAAGAATTAGTGGTTAGGTTATGTGTTTCAAAGTTTGAGAATATATCAAGTGGTTTTGTGAAGTtctttaatattcaaaaatgcAATTACACTCCAATTTTACATCATCCTCATCTGCTACCTGGTATCTGCGAATTTGAACTCGTGATTCTGTTCCCTTCTCACTTTGTGCACATCATAGCTGTTACTGTGCTTTCTGGATACCTTTCCATGTCTTATAGGTGCATGCTTCCTTGCTTCTTACCTCTTATCTTATTGTAGGAGATAATCGGAGAGAGAAAATCTCGTTCCACGTTATTTTCCTCGAACTGAATAATTTATTGTCTGTAGATTTTTGACATATTATACTTCGATTTCTGCAGACCTGCTTACTCCTGGTGATTTTTGGAATTGTGCTCCTTATTGTTATTATAGTACTTGCAGCTTGATTTGAAGATTTCGAAACTCTATTAGAAACAGCCTCTCTAGCCCACAAAGGTAAAACGTAAGGTCCGCGTACATCCTACCTTCTCCAAACCCCACTTGTAGGTTTACATTGCATATGTTTTTGCTCTAGAGCATCATCCTAAACTAAGCCAGGAAGATATCTTTGTGACTCATGTTGTTTGAATGCTGAGCCTGGCTTGGCATAAAACTGTGCTACCTCGAATCTTTGGTCGTGCAAAAAAAGGGAAGTTTTGTATAGGgtttgtttttaatattgtaAATTTGGTGTTTAGGTTGCTAGGTATGTTGCTGCTTTGTAATGACACTATTAACAGGTTTGTCTATAAGAAGTAAAGAGTGTTTTTTGTGAAACAACAATTGCAGAAAGATCAAGATCTCTAGTCCTTCAAAATTGAGCAATAAACAAACTATTGGTACATTTTCTCAACGACAACTACTCGTACAATCACCATCTATCTCCACAAGAACATTCACCATCCTTGAAATGATGGTAACGTATACGATCCCTTATGATAATCTCTCTGTGGTATAACTTTGAGATTAGTTTCATGAAAGAATGACAGTCCTCACAAGACCTCAAGTTCTTCACTATCCTAATAACAGTTCCCGGGTCAGTTCTGATGAGTCCAAAGGACACCGCGAGTTTCTCACTGTGATGGAGAAGCTGAGATGCTTTCTCATCATCATCTATTTCAAGTAAGACTTCTGAAACTTTAGGGTCATAGCCTTCTCTTCTAACGTTTTGTTCCATTTCATCTAATTTTGCGTAAACATGTTCTGCTTCAACATGTCTGGAGTCTCCAGCTGTAAATTCATGGACGTTGCCATCAGTCTCAATCCTGCTACACCCCGGTGACTTCACTAACCCTCTTTGATTCATCAACTCTCTCATCTTCGCCTTCTCCTTCCAATTCCCTGTGGCTGCATAGACGTTCCCAAGAAGTACATAACTCCCACAATCACGAGAGTCCATTTTCAAAAGCTCAACGTCCTTTAGTAAGCGTTTACTCCTTTCAACATCTCCGTGAACCTTACAACCCCATAACAACGTCCTCCATAGCACAACATCCGGATCAATTGGCATCATCTTCCTGATAAACTGCTCTGCCTCGTCTAACTGTCCAGCACGTACAAACGTATCTACTATGCATCCATAATGCTGAATCGTTGGTCTTAACTTATACTTCTTCATACTCCTTATATGATACAATCCTTTACCAATCCAACCAGCATTCCTACAAGCTGATAAAACAGCAGTCATCGTTCTTTCATCCGGTTTTACACTACAACTCTTCATCAACTCAAAATGTTCCATAGCCTCTTCCGATAGCCCATGACTAGCAAGACCAGATATCATTGCTGTCCAAGCATAAACATCCTTATCCATCGTCTCATCAAACACTCGTCGTGCATCATC
The DNA window shown above is from Solanum lycopersicum chromosome 11, SLM_r2.1 and carries:
- the LOC101248743 gene encoding pentatricopeptide repeat-containing protein At4g21065, which gives rise to MASAMDISTMAQAMQLHARLLKSGQEDPTHFQNLSKLFTFSALSPSGDLTYARHILTNLRTPNSYYYNTMIRAYSDSIDPTRSITLFLSMHCREEQPGVVVPGPDKFTYPFVLKACSKLRNTQMGKQIHGLIFKSGLISDRYVNNALIHMYAGCGDSGLALKVFDEMSERDVVSWTSMIDGFVDNNRPIEAIKLFELMMESGVDPNEATLVSVLRACADTGALSIGKKVHSFVKEKDLGMKANVGTALIDMYAKCGCIDDARRVFDETMDKDVYAWTAMISGLASHGLSEEAMEHFELMKSCSVKPDERTMTAVLSACRNAGWIGKGLYHIRSMKKYKLRPTIQHYGCIVDTFVRAGQLDEAEQFIRKMMPIDPDVVLWRTLLWGCKVHGDVERSKRLLKDVELLKMDSRDCGSYVLLGNVYAATGNWKEKAKMRELMNQRGLVKSPGCSRIETDGNVHEFTAGDSRHVEAEHVYAKLDEMEQNVRREGYDPKVSEVLLEIDDDEKASQLLHHSEKLAVSFGLIRTDPGTVIRIVKNLRSCEDCHSFMKLISKLYHREIIIRDRIRYHHFKDGECSCGDRW
- the LOC101248450 gene encoding syntaxin-22, whose product is MSFQDLDSGRSSGPRRSNVNGKQDATQALASGIFQINTAVSTFQRLVNTLGTPKDTPELRDKLHKTRLHIGQLVKDTSAKLKQASETDHRIEVSASKKITDAKLAKDFQAVLKEFQKAQRLAAERETSYSPFVPQAVLPSSYTNSEIDVSSDKSQEQRALLVESRRQEVVLLDNEISFNEAIIEERDQGIQEVQQQIGEVNDIFKDLAVLVHEQGTMIDDIGSNIENSHAATAQGRTQLAKAAKTQRSNSSLTCLLLVIFGIVLLIVIIVLAA